CGAGGCCGCGTCCCGCTTTCGTACGTGGTTTCGAAATGGGCGTCGAACTTATGCCTCTTCGTCCTCAGGCTTTAAAAATGCTATGGTCGCGCCCCACGAACTGGCGTCCTTCGCGGTTTCGTAGCGAGTCACTGCGTCGGTTCGGTCCAGAATCGCATGTACGCTTCGCCGCAATTGCCCGGTGCCCTTCCCGTGGATGATGCGTACGCGCAGGATGTCTTTCTCTCGGCAGACGCGAAGATACTCCGGCACCAGTTCCCCAATGTCCGACGGCTCAAAGACGTGGAGGTCCAGTACGCCGTCGACCGGGTACTCCTGCGGGTCAGGCTCCATGACAACGGTCTTAGTTTCGCGGGTAGGGCGGCGTCATCGGAAGGTCAAAGTGCTCGGCTACGTCGTAGTAGTCCGCCCAGTCCACCTCCGGGTACGCTTCCTGGAGGGCGTCGAGCTTGGATACGCCCTCGGCAGACGCGGCCTTGCTGGCGGACGTAAACGGATCTCCCTCCATGACGACGACGCGCACGTCGCGGTCAACGGCAAAGTCGAGGGCGCTCGGCTTCGACCCTTCGTAGAAGATCTGCACCAGGTCGACGTCAAACGCAAAACCGAACGTCAGCGTGTACTCTCCAACGCTCGACTGGTCCTCACCGTACGTGTACGGCATCGCCGTGAGCGTATTGTTGGACTCGAAGTAGTAGCACATCACGAGACCGTTCGTCAGCACATTAGATGTGATCTCCGGTGCATCGTAATTATCGAAAAGAACCAGCCCGTCCGGCCCCACCTGCGCTGACTCCACATCAAAGATCACGTCGAAACTCGACACGGCGACGCCGGCCGGTCCTTCGGGGCCGGGAGGACCCATGGGGCCCGGAGGACCCACGGGACCTTCATCACATCCCAGCGTCAGGAATACGAGAGCGAGGAATGAGGCGAAAAGCGAAACTCGAGAACGAATCATCATCACGGAGAGAAGTTAGTGAGTCGGGCAGCCGGTCATACGAAATAAAAAGTGACCTGCACGCGGAAGCCGCGCATCGTTGGTTCACTAAAATAGACGCATCAACCAGCCGAAACGTAACGGGTACCCGACTCCGTCTTTTATTCGTCTCCGTTCGTTTCCTCGTGCTCTTCCCCGTAAATCTTGATGACGATATTGCCGTCCGCGTCCACGTACCCCCGATACATTCCCGGCGTATTGAACGGCATGGCGATATTGCCCTCGGCGTCCAGCGCGATCACGCCGCCGCTCCCCCCTTCACCGATCGCGGGTAGCTCCTCCATCACGACCTCGTCCGCCGCTTCCTGCAACGACTTACCGCCGTACCGCATGCGTGCCGCAATATCATGTGTGACCACACCACGGATAAAGTATTCGCCGTGACCCGTCGCGGACACACCGCATGTCTCATTGTGCGCGTACGTACCCGCACCAATAATTGGAGAGTCGCCCACACGGCCCCAGCGCTTGTTCGTCATCCCGCCTGTCGACGTGCCGGCGGAAATTGTACCCGTCCGGTCGAGCGCAACGGCCCCTACAGTTCCGAACTTGCTGACGTCCGGTGCATCCGATGCCCCCGTCGGACCGCCATCCTCGCTCCCGGCATCCACATCGCTATCCTTGTTCTCGGGTTCGTCAAGCTGCGTTTCCTCGCGGGACAGTGCATTCCGTAGCTGCTGACGGCGTCGTTCGGTGTAAAAGTACTCGTTCTCAACCGGATCGAATCCCTGTTGCCGAGCAAATGCTTCTGCTCCCTCTCCAGACATCATCACGTGCTCCGAATGCTCGAGGATCGCACGCGCCAGCCGGATTGGATTCCGGACAGTCGACACGCCCGTGAGCGCCCCGGCAGCACGCGTGCCGCCATGCATGATCGACGCATCGTGCTCGACCGTACCCTCGTGCGTGAATACCGCGCCGCGCCCCGCGTTGAAAAGCGGTGAGTCCTCCAGTAACACAAGCGTCTCCACCACAGCATCCAGGCTACTCCCGTCATTTTCGAGAACGTCGTAGCCAGATTCGAGCGCAGATCGGAGGGCGGCGCGAATGTCCTCCTCCTTCTCTGGCGTCATATTCTCGGGAAGGATCGTTCCTGCCCCTCCGTGCACCACAATAGCGATGGGTGCGTCGCTCGGAGACATAGAGTCAGCGTCGTCAGTGTTCTGAGCCAAGGAGGGGTTGGCGGAAAGGGTGAGTACAATACAGACCGCCAATGCGATCGTACAGATAGCGCGCGTAGATGAAATCATTTCTAAGACAATATCACAGATTGGAGTCGTTGGCTTCCGCGCTACAACGTAGGGGAGCGTGACAGAAATCGCTAAACCTGTCTCAGGTTTGTCGCTTACCGTCATAACGGCGGGTGCAATGTGATGTTAGCATGCAGAGCCGACGAAATGGCAGAGGAATTAGGTGTTTTCACAACCATTTTCGTCGGAACCATTCACGATGTCCGCTCTGGACTGTATTTTGCGATACAATAAAGCAGTGAGTGAGAACGTTAGGGAACATGTGGCCCGGTGCCTGATTCGTAACAAATTGCGTTTGCGTTTCGGTCAGGCATCTACCAGATTGGTACTCACGGTCACAGGTTGTCGACCATCAGTTTTTCAGCAGCAATACAGCGTACGGTATACATGGCGAAGGACAAAGCGGAAATCGTAACCCAGAAAACCCAGGACAAGTCGGCGTTTAGCCAGTACGAGGCCCTGCAGGAAATGAGCGACGAGGATCTGATGTCGCAGTTCCAGGCCGGTACGGTAGAGGCGTTTAATATCCTGGTCGAGCGGTACTCGGACCGCCTCATGCAGTACCTGTACCGTTTCCTCGGTGATATGAAACGGTGCGAGGACCTACTGCAGGAGACGTTCCTCCGGGTTCACCGCAACCGGCACTCGTACCGGCGGATTGCGAAGTTTTCGACGTGGCTCTACACCATTGCCGGAAACCTGGCCCGCTCGGAATACCGCAAGCGGAAGCGCCGTCGGATGCAATCCATCCAGTCGGTGAACCGCGACAACGAGGAGTACGAGATGGAAATCCCGGATGAGTCGTTCTCCCCGGACAAGCACGCGGAGAGCACCATTCAGGACCACTACATTCAGGAAGCGATGAACGAGATTCCGCCCGCTTTCCGTGAGGTGGTCGTTCTTCGGGATATCCAGCAGCTCGCCTATGACGAGATCGCTGAGATTACGGGACTGCCCATGGGTACGGTGAAGAGCCGGATCAACCGTGGCCGGACCAAGCTCCAGGCCCTGCTCAAGGACGTCTACCCGTTCGAGTCGCAGTCCTGAGCTTGACGCAACCCAGACCGGAGTACCGTTCTTCGCCGAACGACGCTCGACGCCGAGCTCCACAGGGGCTCGGCGTTTTTTAGTCCGACGACATGTTTTGAAGAGCCGGTCGGTGGCTGGTCTCGGTTCGTAGCCGAAACGACATCAACTCAAGCTGCCGCACTGGGTGCCGAGGGTTCAGACGAGCGGGTCTCTGGCGTCCCTCCAACAGCATCGAGATCCACGAGCGCGGCATCGAGATGTGTTGCGACTTCGCGAGCGAAGTACGGGTGACAGGTGAAGAAAAAGAGCTGCCGGCGTTCGGCCATCTCGGCAAGAACGTCGAACGCCCCTCGGCGACGCTCCTGGTCCCAGTTGACAAACACCTCGTCGAGAAAAAGCGGGAGCGTGTCGCGCCCGTCGTCGAGGTGATCGACGATGGCAAGACGGATGGCGAGATAGATCTGATCGAGCGTCCCCTGGCTGAGCGGCGGCGCCACGGTCACAGGATGCGTACCGTTTTCGGCAAACGTCACCAGCCGTTGCCCGTCATCCTGGAGCTCGAGACGCTCGTACCGACCGCGCGTCACGGTCGAGACAATCGAGGAAGCACGACGGATGACGTCGGGCTGGTGCTTACGGCGAAAATCGGCATCCGCCCGCCGGACGATGTTCGCCAGTAGCATGAGCCGATCCCGTTCCCGCTTCGCTTCGTCAAGTTGCTGCTCCACGCTGGCCAACTCACTCTCGATCTCCGCGACCGTTGGCTTCTCCAGCAGGTGCTCCAAATCTTTGCGTGCTCCCTCCCGCTCCACCGTTTTTTCCTGCAGCCCAGCCGAAATCTCCTCCAGCCGCTGCGACATCCGTGCCCGCTCCTCGTCGGTGAACGTCCACCCCTCAGCATCGTCTAGAGCCTCAATCTCATCGCGCCGATCCTCCCAGTCGGGATACTCGCTATGCAACGTATCTCGCGCCATCTCTGCACGACCTCGCGCACTCCGCCGACGGGCAAGAGCGTCGATACCTCGTCCAATCTGTTCTTCCGCCGTCTCAGGAAGATCCTCGTCGTTCGCGGACTC
The nucleotide sequence above comes from Longibacter salinarum. Encoded proteins:
- a CDS encoding RNA polymerase sigma factor produces the protein MAKDKAEIVTQKTQDKSAFSQYEALQEMSDEDLMSQFQAGTVEAFNILVERYSDRLMQYLYRFLGDMKRCEDLLQETFLRVHRNRHSYRRIAKFSTWLYTIAGNLARSEYRKRKRRRMQSIQSVNRDNEEYEMEIPDESFSPDKHAESTIQDHYIQEAMNEIPPAFREVVVLRDIQQLAYDEIAEITGLPMGTVKSRINRGRTKLQALLKDVYPFESQS
- a CDS encoding isoaspartyl peptidase/L-asparaginase family protein, which gives rise to MSPSDAPIAIVVHGGAGTILPENMTPEKEEDIRAALRSALESGYDVLENDGSSLDAVVETLVLLEDSPLFNAGRGAVFTHEGTVEHDASIMHGGTRAAGALTGVSTVRNPIRLARAILEHSEHVMMSGEGAEAFARQQGFDPVENEYFYTERRRQQLRNALSREETQLDEPENKDSDVDAGSEDGGPTGASDAPDVSKFGTVGAVALDRTGTISAGTSTGGMTNKRWGRVGDSPIIGAGTYAHNETCGVSATGHGEYFIRGVVTHDIAARMRYGGKSLQEAADEVVMEELPAIGEGGSGGVIALDAEGNIAMPFNTPGMYRGYVDADGNIVIKIYGEEHEETNGDE
- a CDS encoding Smr/MutS family protein, producing MEPDPQEYPVDGVLDLHVFEPSDIGELVPEYLRVCREKDILRVRIIHGKGTGQLRRSVHAILDRTDAVTRYETAKDASSWGATIAFLKPEDEEA